A region from the Dendropsophus ebraccatus isolate aDenEbr1 chromosome 1, aDenEbr1.pat, whole genome shotgun sequence genome encodes:
- the VAMP5 gene encoding vesicle-associated membrane protein 5 isoform X3 yields MASQKLQDCQQAADEVKVLMKDNVDKIFEREGKLDKLEDRAEELKNMAVNFQKTAQTVERKTRWEKWRWYIISAGIVIVLLIIIIIIIISQMSWGDTSSPSSSSMKAEDGN; encoded by the exons ATG GCTTCCCAGAAGTTGCAGGACTGTCAGCAGGCTGCTGATGAGGTGAAGGTGTTAATGAAAGACAATGTAGACAAAATATTTGAGAGGGAAGGAAAGCTTGACAAGCTAGAGGATCGTGCAGAGGAACTGAAGAATATG GCCGTCAACTTCCAGAAGACAGCCCAAACTGTGGAACGTAAAACACGCTGGGAGAAATGGCGCTGGTACATTATTTCTGCAGGAATAGTAATAGTTCtacttattatcattattatcattattataagTCAAATGAGTTGGGGCGACacttcatcaccatcatcatcatcaatgaaAGCAGAGGACGGAAACTAA
- the VAMP5 gene encoding vesicle-associated membrane protein 5 isoform X1, whose product MHREEKQHICPPLHICASQKLQDCQQAADEVKVLMKDNVDKIFEREGKLDKLEDRAEELKNMAVNFQKTAQTVERKTRWEKWRWYIISAGIVIVLLIIIIIIIISQMSWGDTSSPSSSSMKAEDGN is encoded by the exons atgcatagggaagaaaaacagcacatttgccctcctttacatatatgt GCTTCCCAGAAGTTGCAGGACTGTCAGCAGGCTGCTGATGAGGTGAAGGTGTTAATGAAAGACAATGTAGACAAAATATTTGAGAGGGAAGGAAAGCTTGACAAGCTAGAGGATCGTGCAGAGGAACTGAAGAATATG GCCGTCAACTTCCAGAAGACAGCCCAAACTGTGGAACGTAAAACACGCTGGGAGAAATGGCGCTGGTACATTATTTCTGCAGGAATAGTAATAGTTCtacttattatcattattatcattattataagTCAAATGAGTTGGGGCGACacttcatcaccatcatcatcatcaatgaaAGCAGAGGACGGAAACTAA
- the VAMP5 gene encoding vesicle-associated membrane protein 5 isoform X2 — protein MCMASQKLQDCQQAADEVKVLMKDNVDKIFEREGKLDKLEDRAEELKNMAVNFQKTAQTVERKTRWEKWRWYIISAGIVIVLLIIIIIIIISQMSWGDTSSPSSSSMKAEDGN, from the exons atgtgtaTG GCTTCCCAGAAGTTGCAGGACTGTCAGCAGGCTGCTGATGAGGTGAAGGTGTTAATGAAAGACAATGTAGACAAAATATTTGAGAGGGAAGGAAAGCTTGACAAGCTAGAGGATCGTGCAGAGGAACTGAAGAATATG GCCGTCAACTTCCAGAAGACAGCCCAAACTGTGGAACGTAAAACACGCTGGGAGAAATGGCGCTGGTACATTATTTCTGCAGGAATAGTAATAGTTCtacttattatcattattatcattattataagTCAAATGAGTTGGGGCGACacttcatcaccatcatcatcatcaatgaaAGCAGAGGACGGAAACTAA